Proteins co-encoded in one Cyprinus carpio isolate SPL01 chromosome B5, ASM1834038v1, whole genome shotgun sequence genomic window:
- the LOC109078832 gene encoding cyclin-dependent kinase 7-like, with translation MALNVQSRAKRYEKLDFLGEGQFATVYKARDKTTNTIVAIKKIKVGHRTEAKDGINRTALREIKLLQELSHPNIIGLLDAFGHKSNISLVFDFMETDLEVIIKDTSLVLTPANIKAYILMTLQGLEYMHNYWILHRDLKPNNLLLDENGVLKLADFGLAKAFGSPNRVYTHQVVTRWYRAPELLFGARMYGVGVDMWAVGCILAELLLRVPFLAGDSDLDQLTKIFEALGTPTEETWPGMSSLPDYVSFKLFPGTPLEHIFSAAGDDLLELLKGLFTFNPCTRTTASQALKMKYFSNRPGPTPGPQLPRPNSSTEALKEKENLLIGIKRKRDSIEQGTLKKKLVF, from the exons ATGGCATTAAATGTGCAGTCCAGAGCGAAGCGCTATGAAAAGCTGGACTTTCTTGGTGAAGGACAG TTTGCAACTGTATACAAGGCAAGagacaaaaccacaaacactATTGTTGCTATCAAAAAG ATAAAAGTGGGGCACAGGACAGAGGCCAAAGATG GCATCAACAGAACAGCCCTTCGAGAGATTAAATTGTTGCAAGAGCTCAGTCATCCAAACATTATTGGT CTCCTGGATGCTTTTGGACACAAATCCAACATCAGTCTGGTCTTTGACTTCATGGAGACAGATCTCGAG GTGATTATAAAGGACACCAGTCTTGTACTGACACCAGCCAATATAAAGGCATACATCCTAATGACGTTACAGGGTCTGGAGTACATGCACAATTACTGGATCCTGCACAGG gatctGAAACCCAATAATTTGCTCCTGGATGAAAATGGAGTCCTGAAGCTGGCTGACTTTGGCTTAGCCAAAGCGTTTGGAAGCCCAAACCGAGTGTATACACATCAGGTTGTTACAAG ATGGTATCGTGCCCCAGAGCTGCTCTTCGGGGCCAGGATGTATGGTGTGGGTGTGGACATGTGGGCAGTTGGCTGCATTCTTGCTGAGCTTTTACTCAGA GTGCCCTTTTTAGCTGGTGATTCGGACTTGGACCAGCTGACAAAGATATTTGAAGCTTTGGGAACACCAACAGAGGAGACATGGCCT GGGATGTCCAGTCTTCCGGACTATGTGTCATTTAAGCTATTTCCTGGCACTCCGTTGGAGCACATCTTCAGCGCAGCTGGCGATGACCTCCTGGAGCTGCTGAAGGGATTATTCACCTTTAACCCCTGCACGCGCACTACAGCTTCACAG GCTCTGAAGATGAAGTATTTCAGCAATAGACCAGGACCCACCCCAGGACCTCAGCTTCCCAGACCAAACTCCTCAACAGAAGCCCTGAAGGAGAAAGAAAACCTGTTGATTGGAATCAAGAGAAAACGTGACAGTATTGAACAGG GTACCCTTAAAAAGAAACTGGTTTTCTGA
- the LOC109078829 gene encoding serine incorporator 5: MCAPCCLSQLACCCGSAACSLCCGCCPKIKQSTSTRFMYALFFMLVTVTCVIMMSPTVETAMRENIPFYTKMCEKLNAGENCSTLVGYSAVYKVCFGMACFFFFFSVFTIRVRTSTGCRAAVHNGFWFFKFVALLACCAGGFFLPNQEKFLEVWRYVGAFGGFLFIIIQLMLLVQFAHRWNQNWSSGVKYNKIWYAALALVTLVLFSVAVGALVFMIMFYTDPEACFLNKLFVGVNGGLCFVVSLLAISPCIQTFQPTSGLLQSAIISVYVMYLTFSALASKPVEMVERNGKNVTVCVFPYKSGLQSDTNIVTGVGTAILFGCILYSCLISTTKRSSTALQVYRNDMPENERARCCFCCVDDTEDYDDEKTAGGQNVKYDERDGTIYSYCYFHFVFFLGSLYVMMTVTNWFHYENAKIERLLEGSWSVFWIKMASCWVCLFLYMWTLVVPMLFPKRFQA, from the exons ATGTGTGCACCGTGCTGTTTGTCTCAG CTGGCCTGCTGCTGTGGATCGGCTGCCTGCTCCCTGTGCTGCGGCTGCTGTCCCAAGATCAAACAGTCCACCTCCACACGCTTCATGTACGCCCTCTTCTTCATGTTGGTCACGGTGACCTGTGTCATCATGATGTCCCCCACTGTGGAGACAGCAATGCGAGAAAAT ATTCCTTTCTACACCAAAATGTGTGAGAAGCTGAATGCAGGGGAGAACTGCAGTACTCTAGTGGGCTATTCGGCCGTGTATAAAGTCTGTTTCGGGATGGcctgctttttcttcttcttctctgtgtTCACTATTCGTGTGCGAACCAGCACAGGATGCCGGGCAGCTGTTCACAACGG GTTTTGGTTCTTTAAGTTTGTGGCTTTGCTGGCCTGCTGTGCAGGCGGATTTTTTCTCCCAAATCAAGAAAAGTTTCTAGAAG tcTGGCGTTATGTGGGGGCTTTTGGAGGTtttctcttcatcatcatccagtTGATGCTTCTCGTTCAGTTTGCCCACAGATGGAATCAGAACTG GAGCTCAGGGGTCAAGTATAATAAAATCTGGTATGCAGCGCTGGCTCTGGTCACACTGGTGCTGTTCTCCGTGGCAGTGGGAGCTTTGGTGTTTATGATCATGTTCTACACGGACCCAGAGGCCTGCTTCCTCAACAAGCTCTTCGTGGGTGTCAACGGCGGCCTGTGCTTCGTCGTGTCTCTGCTGGCTATCTCACCCTGCATTCAGACCT TCCAGCCCACCTCAGGTCTGCTGCAGTCCGCGATCATCTCCGTCTACGTCATGTACCTCACCTTCTCCGCACTCGCCAGCAAACCCGTTGAAA TGGTGGAGCGAAACGGAAAAAATGTCACCGTCTGCGTCTTTCCCTACAAATCAGGACTGCAAAGCGACACAAACATAGTGACAGGCGTCGGCACAGCTATACTGTTTGGCTGTATTCTCTATTCTTG TTTGATCTCCACCACCAAGAGGAGCTCAACAGCATTGCAGGTGTACAGGAACGATATGCCTGAAAATGAG agagcacgctgctgcttctgctgtgTTGATGATACAG AGGACTATGATGATGAGAAGACTGCTGGAGGGCAGAATGTGAAGTATGATGAGAGAGACGGAACAATCTACAGCTACTGctatttccattttgttttctttctcggCTCCCTCTACGTCATGATGACTGTAACCAACTGGTTTCA TTATGAGAACGCAAAGATC